TTGCTGTAAGTCTGCATTTATAAGCGATTATTTATTACCAGGTGTGATTCAGACGGAGTATTTCTCCATTTCTTCTCTTCTTGCCTCCTGATTATTCTAACCTTCCCCATCTTTACGTCATTCCACCCAATTGCCAGGCGTGATAGCGAGCGGTTAAGGTGTCCGTCAAACCGTGATGACAGGTATAAAGTGGAGGCAAGCCGTGGAAATGTTGTCTGGAGCCGAGATGGTCGTCTGATCGCTTATCGATCAAGGCGTAAAGCAGGTGTTCGGCTATCCTGGAGGCGCAGTGCTTGATATTTATGATGCGCTACATACCGTTGGAGGGATCGATCATGTGCTGGTGCGTCATGAGCAGGCCGCGGTGCATATGGCGGATGGCCTGGCGCGAGCCACTGGCGACGTTGGCGTGGTGCTGGTGACTTCCGGACCGGGAGCGACCAATGCGATTACCGGGATTGCTACGGCCTATATGGATTCCATTCCGCTGGTGATTCTTTCCGGCCAGGTCGCCACCTCATTGATTGGCTATGATGCCTTTCAGGAGTGCGACATGGTGGGGATTTCCCGACCGGTGGTCAAACATAGCTTCCTGGTCAAACAGACGGAAGATATTCCCCTGGTGCTTAAAAAGGCCTTCTGGCTGGCGGCAAGCGGACGTCCTGGGCCGGTGGTCGTGGATTTGCCGAAAGATATTTTGAATCCGGCGAAAAAAATGCCGTATGCCTGGCCGGAGACGGTCAGTATGCGCTCTTACAATCCCACAACATCAGGACATAAAGGACAAATTAAGCGTGCCTTGCAAACGCTGGCGTCGGCAAAAAAGCCGGTGGTCTACGTTGGGGGAGGGGCGATAAGCGCGGCCTGCTATGCGCCGTTGCGCCACATCATTGAAACCTTTAACCTGCCGGTGGTCTCTTCATTAATGGGACTGGGCGCGTTTCCTGCTACTCATCGCCAGTCGTTAGGAATGCTGGGAATGCATGGCACTTATGAAGCCAATATGACCATGCATAACGCCGACGTGATTTTCGCTGTTGGCGTACGATTTGACGACCGCACGACGAATAATCTCGCTAAATATTGTCCGAACGCGACGGTATTACACATCGACATTGACCCGACGTCCATATCCAAAACGGTTAACGCTGATATCCCGGTGGTGGGCGATGCCCGCCTGGTACTGGAACAAATGCTGGAGCTACTGGCGCAGGATGCGCCGTCTCAGCCGCAGGATGATATTCGCGACTGGTGGCAGCAGATAGAGAGCTGGCGCGCCCGTCAGTGCCTGAAATATGACGCGGAAAGCGAAAGCATTAAACCCCAGGCGGTGATTGAAACCCTCTGGCGTCTGACGAAGGGCGATGCGTACGTGACGTCCGATGTAGGACAACACCAGATGTTTGCCGCCCTCTATTACCCGTTCGATAAGCCACGTCGCTGGATTAATTCCGGCGGGCTCGGCACGATGGGTTTTGGCCTACCGGCTGCGCTGGGCGTTAAAATGGCCCTGCCGAAAGAAATGGTGGTCTGCGTGACCGGCGATGGCAGTATACAGATGAACATTCAGGAGCTGTCGACAGCCTTACAGTATGAACTGCCGGTACTGGTTTTGAACCTGAACAACCGTTATCTGGGGATGGTGAAACAGTGGCAGGATATGATCTATTCCGGTCGCCATTCTCAGTCTTATATGCAGTCGTTACCGGATTTTGTGCGCCTGGCGGAAGCATATGGCCATGTCGGGCTGCAGATTAACCGTCCGGATGAGCTGGAAAGTAAACTCAGCGAAGCCCTTGAGCATGTGCGTAATAACCGACTGGTGTTCGTCGATGTCACCGTTGATGGCAGCGAGCATGTCTATCCGATGCAGATTCGCGGGGGCGGGATGGACGAAATGTGGTTAAGCAAAACGGAGAGGACCTGATGATGCGCCGGATTTTATCGGTATTACTGGAAAACGAATCTGGGGCGTTATCGCGGGTTATCGGCCTCTTTTCGCAACGCGGATATAATATTGAAAGCCTGACCGTCGCGCCGACAGACGATCCGACGTTGTCGCGCATGACTATCCAGACGGTAGGCGATGAAAAAGTGCTTGAGCAAATTGAAAAGCAACTGCACAAGCTGGTTGATGTGCTGCGCGTCAGCGAGCTGGGACAGGGAGCGCACGTTGAGCGGGAAATCATGCTGGTGAAAATCCAGGCCAGCGGCTACGGACGGGAAGAGGTGAAGCGTAATACGGAAATTTTCCGTGGTCAGATTATTGACGTTACGCCAACGCTGTATACCGTTCAACTGGCGGGCACCAGCGATAAACTGGATGCTTTTCTGGCCTCGCTGCGCGACGTGGCGAAAATTGTTGAAGTGGCGCGTTCAGGCGTCGTCGGGCTTTCGCGCGGCGATAAGATTATGCGCTGAGCAGATTCGCCGGATGACGACGCGCGTGCGTTTTATCCGGTCTACTGGCTGATATCTGGCCCAGGTCCGATAAGCGTAGCGCCATCAGGCAGGTTTGCCGGATATCAGCCAACAGGAATTATCGCCCAACCCAATATCATCGGTTGGGCTTTTTTTTGCGAAATCCGTGGTAACCCGGAATAAAAGCGGTTGCCGGAGTGATCAAACTGCGCTTAGATGTTAACGATTTTAACCCATGCCGACATAAAGGTTATGGTTTGTACAATTTACACAAGGGGCAATTGTGAAACTGGATGAAATCGCTCGGCTGGCCGGTGTCTCGCGCACAACTGCAAGCTACGTTATAAACGGTAAAGCAAAGCAATACCGCGTGAGCGACAAAACCGTAGAAAAAGTCATGGCGGTAGTGCGTGAGCACAATTACCATCCTAACGCTGTGGCTGCCGGGCTGCGTGCTGGACGCACACGTTCCATTGGTCTGGTGATCCCGGACCTTGAAAACACGAGCTACACCCGTATCGCAAACTATCTTGAGCGCCAGGCACGCCAGCGTGGCTACCAACTGCTGATCGCCTGTTCTGAAGATCAGCCGGATAACGAAATGCGCTGCATTGAGCACCTTTTGCAACGCCAGGTGGATGCAATCATTGTTTCAACTTCGTTACCGCCGGAGCATCCCTTCTATCAGCGCTGGGCCAACGATCCGTTCCCCATCGTCGCGCTCGACCGCGCGCTGGATCGCGAACATTTCACCAGCGTGGTCGGCGCCGATCAGGATGATGCCGAGATGTTGGCGGAAGAGCTGCGTAAATTCCCGGCGGAAACGGTGCTTTATTTGGGCGCGCTGCCGGAGTTGTCCGTCAGTTTCCTGCGCGAGCAGGGGTTCCGCACCGCATGGAAAGACGATCCGCGGGAGGTGAATTTCTTATATGCCAACAGCTATGAGCGCGAAGCCGCCGCGCAGTTGTTTGAGAAATGGCTGGAAACGCATCCTATGCCGCAGGCGCTCTTTACGACATCGTTCGCGCTATTACAGGGCGTGATGGACGTAACGCTGCGGCGCGATGGAAAACTGCCTTCGGATTTAGCGATTGCGACCTTCGGCGATCATGAGCTGCTGGATTTTCTGCAATGCCCGGTACTGGCGGTGGCGCAGCGTCATCGTGATGTCGCGGAACGCGTGCTGGAGATTGTGCTGGCAAGTCTTGATGAACCGCGTAAACCGAAACCCGGCTTAACGCGTATTCGGCGAAACCTTTATCGTCGCGGCATTCTGAGCCGTAGCTAAAGGACCGGCGGTAAAAGACTCTCTCTTCTGCCGCCGTCAAACAAATGCGTATCAGTAAAAATATCCCTTAAATAATTAAGATTATTCCTTAAAATTATCCGAAAATTCTTTTTTATTACCTTTCTTTTGTCCGAAATCGTCCACATTCCACTAATTAAGACGTAACGAGTCTTTTCCTTTGTATTGTTTTGTTACAAGCAGGCAAGAAATCGTCGAATTAACAGCCACTTTTTGTCTTTGGCGCGACAGTCGCTCGTAGGCGCTGGTATAGCAGGCACCGCACACGTTAAACAGGCACTGTTAACACGGTGCAATATGTCCTAAAATGCCGCTCGCGTCGCAAACTGACACTTTATATTTTTCTCGGATTATATTGAGTCCGTTTTAAACGGCGGTGGGCCTTTGGTTTTTTTCTTACAAATATTCATAACGTTAATTTGGCTTGCACGCTGGGCGGAAATTAATCAACGCAGATATTCGCCGTAAACATTGGCTTTTTTACTTAGGTAAGCGTTGTGACTTGCTTGACAAGCTTTTCCTCCGCTCCGTAAACTCCTTCGAGTGGGAATTTGTGGGATAAAGTGGTAAGAAGGGGTGAGACTGGCATGTTCCGGGGGGCAACGTTAGTCAATCTCGACAGTAAAGGGCGCCTGACCGTGCCGACCCGTTATCGGGAGCAACTGATCGAGAGCGCTACCGGTCAAATGGTATGTACCATTGACATCCATCACCCATGCCTGCTGCTTTACCCCCTGCCTGAATGGGAAATTATTGAGCAAAAGTTATCTCGTCTGTCGAGCATGAACCCGGTAGAACGTCGCGTACAGCGTTTACTGTTGGGCCATGCCAGCGAATGTCAGATGGATGGTGCAGGTCGATTACTGATCGCGCCAGTTCTGCGGCAACATGCCGGACTGACGAAAGAAGTGATGCTGGTTGGACAGTTCAACAAATTTGAGCTGTGGGATGAAACGACCTGGTATCAACAGGTCAAGGAAGATATCGACGCTGAACAGTCAGCTACCGAAACGTTATCGGAGCGGCTGCAGGACTTGTCTCTATAAGATGATGGAAAATTTTAAACACACTACGGTACTGTTGGATGAAGCCGTTAATGGGCTGAATATTCGTCCGGATGGTATCTATATTGATGGCACATTTGGTCGCGGCGGCCACTCGCGCCTGATCCTCTCGCAACTGGGCGAAGAGGGGCGCTTGCTGGCGATCGATCGCGATCCGCAGGCGATCGCCGTTGCGCAGACCATTAATGATCCTCGCTTCTCCATCATTCATGGACCTTTTTCCGCGCTGGCTGATTATGTAGCCGAGCGCGAGCTTACCGGCAAGATTGACGGGATCCTTCTCGATCTTGGCGTCTCTTCTCCGCAGCTTGACGATGCGGAGCGCGGTTTTTCATTTATGCGCGACGGTCCGCTGGATATGCGAATGGACCCGACGCGCGGCCAGTCTGCCGCCGAGTGGTTACAAACGGCGGAGGAAGCGGATATCGCCTGGGTGCTGAAAACATTCGGCGAGGAGCGTTTTGCCAAACGTATTGCTCGCGCCATTGTTGAGCGCAATCGCGAACAGCCGATGACCCGCACCAAAGAGCTGGCGGAAGTGGTTGCGGCGGCGACCCCGGTAAAAGACAAATTCAAACATCCCGCGACCCGTACCTTCCAGGCGGTGCGCATCTGGGTAAACAGTGAACTGGAGGAGATAGAGCAGGCGCTAAAAAGCTCGCTCAGCGTACTGGCCCCAGGCGGGCGGCTTTCAATCATCAGTTTCCACTCGCTGGAAGACCGTATTGTGAAACGCTTTATGCGTGAGCAAAGCCGCGGTCCGCAGGTACCGGCGGGATTACCGATGACGGAAGCGCAGCTCAAAAAACTGGGCGGTCGTGAGTTACGAGCGTTAGGCAAGTTGATGCCGGGTGAAAAAGAGGTAGCTGAAAATCCTCGGGCCCGTAGTTCAGTTCTGCGTATCGCAGAGAGGACGAACGCATGATCAGCAGAGTGACAGAAGCCCTAAGCAAAGTGAAGGGATCGATAGGAAGCAACGAGCGCCATGCCTTGCCTGGCGTGATCGGTGACGATCTTTTGCGGTTCGGGAAGCTGCCACTCTGCTTGTTCATTTGCATCATTTTAACGGCGGTGACGGTGGTCACGACGGCGCACCATACTCGTTTACTCACCGCGCAGCGTGAACAATTGGTTCTGGAGCGCGATGCATTGGACATTGAATGGCGCAACCTGATCCTTGAAGAAAATGCGCTCGGCGATCACAGCCGGGTGGAGCGGATCGCAACGGAAAAGCTGCAAATGCAGCATGTTGATCCGTCCCAAGAAAATATTGTAGTGCAAAAATAAGGATAAACGCGACGCATGAAAGCAGCGGCAAAAACGCAAAAATCGAAACGCCAGGAAGAACAGACCAACTTCATCAGTTGGCGTTTTGCGTTGCTGTGCGGCTGTATTTTACTGGCGCTGGTTTTTTTACTTGGACGCGCGGCGTGGCTACAGATTATCGCCCCGGATATGCTGGTGCGTCAGGGCGATATGCGTTCGCTGCGTGTTCAGGAAGTCTCCACCTCACGCGGTATGATTACCGACCGTTCCGGGCGTCCACTGGCGGTCAGCGTACCGGTTAAGGCGATCTGGGCCGACCCGAAAGAAGTTCATGACGCCGGCGGCATCAGCGTTGGCGATCGCTGGAAAGCGCTTTCTACTGCGCTCAATATTCCACTCGATCAGCTCTCCGCCCGTATCAACGCCAACCCGAAAGGGCGTTTTATTTATCTGGCGCGCCAGGTAAATCCTGACATGGCGGACTACATCAAAAAACTCAAACTGCCGGGGATTCATTTGCGTGAAGAGTCCCGCCGCTACTACCCGTCAGGAGAAGTAACCGCTCACCTCATCGGTTTTACCAACGTCGACAGTCAGGGGATTGAAGGCGTTGAAAAGAGCTTTGATAAGTGGCTTACCGGTCAGCCTGGCGAGCGAATCGTGCGTAAAGACCGCTATGGCCGCGTGATTGAGGATATCTCCTCCACTGACAGTCAGGCAGCGCACAATCTGGCGTTAAGCATTGATGAACGCTTACAGGCGCTGGTTTACCGCGAACTGAACAACGCGGTGGCGTTTAACAAGGCGGAATCCGGTAGCGCGGTGCTGGTCGATGTCAATACCGGTGAAGTACTGGCGATGGCGAATAGCCCTTCCTATAACCCCAACAACCTTGCCGGTACGCCGAAAGACGCGATGCGTAACCGTACCATCACCGACGTGTTTGAACCGGGTTCTACGGTTAAGCCGATGGTGGTGATGACTGCGCTTCAGCGCGGTATCGTCAACGAAAATACGGTGTTGAATACCGTTCCATACCGAATTAACGGCCACGAAATTAAAGACGTGGCGCGCTACAGCGAATTAACCCTGACCGGGGTTCTACAGAAGTCGAGTAACGTCGGTGTATCCAAACTGGCGTTAGCGATGCCGTCCTCAGCGTTAGTAGATACTTACTCACGTTTTGGGCTAGGAAAGGCGACCAATTTGGGGTTGGTCGGAGAACGCAGTGGCTTATATCCTCAAAAACAACGGTGGTCCGACATAGAGAGGGCCACCTTCTCTTTCGGCTACGGGCTAATGGTAACGCCGTTACAGTTAGCGCGAGTCTATGCAACCATCGGCAGCTATGGCATTTATCGCCCGCTGTCGATTACCAAAGTTGATCCGCCTGTACCCGGCGAACGCATCTTCCCTGAATCCACCGTACGCACCGTGGTGCATATGATGGAAAGCGTGGCGCTGCCGGGCGGCGGCGGCGTGAAGGCAGCGATTAAAGGCTACCGTATCGCGATTAAAACCGGTACGGCGAAAAAAGTGGGGCCGGACGGTCGCTACATCAACAAATACATTGCTTACACCGCAGGCGTCGCGCCTGCGAGTCAGCCGCGCTTCGCGCTGGTGGTTGTCATCAACGATCCGCAGGCGGGTAAATACTACGGCGGCGCCGTTTCCGCGCCGGTATTTGGTGCCATCATGGGCGGCGTTCTGCGCACCATGAACATCGAACCGGACGCGCTGGCAACGGGCGAAAAAAATGAATTCGTAATTAATCAAGGCGAGGGAACAGGTGGCAGATCGTAATTTGCGCGACCTTCTTGCTCCG
This DNA window, taken from Salmonella enterica subsp. enterica serovar Typhimurium str. LT2, encodes the following:
- the ilvI gene encoding valine sensitive acetolactate synthase III, large subunit (acetolactate synthase isozyme III large subunit. (SW:ILVI_SALTY)) — protein: MFGYPGGAVLDIYDALHTVGGIDHVLVRHEQAAVHMADGLARATGDVGVVLVTSGPGATNAITGIATAYMDSIPLVILSGQVATSLIGYDAFQECDMVGISRPVVKHSFLVKQTEDIPLVLKKAFWLAASGRPGPVVVDLPKDILNPAKKMPYAWPETVSMRSYNPTTSGHKGQIKRALQTLASAKKPVVYVGGGAISAACYAPLRHIIETFNLPVVSSLMGLGAFPATHRQSLGMLGMHGTYEANMTMHNADVIFAVGVRFDDRTTNNLAKYCPNATVLHIDIDPTSISKTVNADIPVVGDARLVLEQMLELLAQDAPSQPQDDIRDWWQQIESWRARQCLKYDAESESIKPQAVIETLWRLTKGDAYVTSDVGQHQMFAALYYPFDKPRRWINSGGLGTMGFGLPAALGVKMALPKEMVVCVTGDGSIQMNIQELSTALQYELPVLVLNLNNRYLGMVKQWQDMIYSGRHSQSYMQSLPDFVRLAEAYGHVGLQINRPDELESKLSEALEHVRNNRLVFVDVTVDGSEHVYPMQIRGGGMDEMWLSKTERT
- the ftsL gene encoding cell division protein (ingrowth of wall at septum; similar to E. coli cell division protein; ingrowth of wall at septum (AAC73194.1); Blastp hit to AAC73194.1 (121 aa), 98% identity in aa 1 - 121), which gives rise to MISRVTEALSKVKGSIGSNERHALPGVIGDDLLRFGKLPLCLFICIILTAVTVVTTAHHTRLLTAQREQLVLERDALDIEWRNLILEENALGDHSRVERIATEKLQMQHVDPSQENIVVQK
- the ilvH gene encoding acetolactate synthase III, small subunit (acetolactate synthase isozyme III small subunit. (SW:ILVH_SALTY)) — its product is MRRILSVLLENESGALSRVIGLFSQRGYNIESLTVAPTDDPTLSRMTIQTVGDEKVLEQIEKQLHKLVDVLRVSELGQGAHVEREIMLVKIQASGYGREEVKRNTEIFRGQIIDVTPTLYTVQLAGTSDKLDAFLASLRDVAKIVEVARSGVVGLSRGDKIMR
- the yabC gene encoding putative S-adenosyl methionine adenyltransferase (similar to E. coli putative apolipoprotein (AAC73193.1); Blastp hit to AAC73193.1 (313 aa), 95% identity in aa 1 - 313) gives rise to the protein MMENFKHTTVLLDEAVNGLNIRPDGIYIDGTFGRGGHSRLILSQLGEEGRLLAIDRDPQAIAVAQTINDPRFSIIHGPFSALADYVAERELTGKIDGILLDLGVSSPQLDDAERGFSFMRDGPLDMRMDPTRGQSAAEWLQTAEEADIAWVLKTFGEERFAKRIARAIVERNREQPMTRTKELAEVVAAATPVKDKFKHPATRTFQAVRIWVNSELEEIEQALKSSLSVLAPGGRLSIISFHSLEDRIVKRFMREQSRGPQVPAGLPMTEAQLKKLGGRELRALGKLMPGEKEVAENPRARSSVLRIAERTNA
- the ftsI gene encoding division specific transpeptidase (penicillin-binding protein 3; similar to E. coli septum formation; penicillin-binding protein 3; peptidoglycan synthetase (AAC73195.1); Blastp hit to AAC73195.1 (588 aa), 96% identity in aa 1 - 588), with the translated sequence MKAAAKTQKSKRQEEQTNFISWRFALLCGCILLALVFLLGRAAWLQIIAPDMLVRQGDMRSLRVQEVSTSRGMITDRSGRPLAVSVPVKAIWADPKEVHDAGGISVGDRWKALSTALNIPLDQLSARINANPKGRFIYLARQVNPDMADYIKKLKLPGIHLREESRRYYPSGEVTAHLIGFTNVDSQGIEGVEKSFDKWLTGQPGERIVRKDRYGRVIEDISSTDSQAAHNLALSIDERLQALVYRELNNAVAFNKAESGSAVLVDVNTGEVLAMANSPSYNPNNLAGTPKDAMRNRTITDVFEPGSTVKPMVVMTALQRGIVNENTVLNTVPYRINGHEIKDVARYSELTLTGVLQKSSNVGVSKLALAMPSSALVDTYSRFGLGKATNLGLVGERSGLYPQKQRWSDIERATFSFGYGLMVTPLQLARVYATIGSYGIYRPLSITKVDPPVPGERIFPESTVRTVVHMMESVALPGGGGVKAAIKGYRIAIKTGTAKKVGPDGRYINKYIAYTAGVAPASQPRFALVVVINDPQAGKYYGGAVSAPVFGAIMGGVLRTMNIEPDALATGEKNEFVINQGEGTGGRS
- the yabB gene encoding putative cytoplasmic protein (similar to E. coli orf, hypothetical protein (AAC73192.1); Blastp hit to AAC73192.1 (152 aa), 94% identity in aa 1 - 152), whose translation is MFRGATLVNLDSKGRLTVPTRYREQLIESATGQMVCTIDIHHPCLLLYPLPEWEIIEQKLSRLSSMNPVERRVQRLLLGHASECQMDGAGRLLIAPVLRQHAGLTKEVMLVGQFNKFELWDETTWYQQVKEDIDAEQSATETLSERLQDLSL
- the fruR gene encoding transcriptional repressor of fru operon and others (GlaR/LacI family; fructose repressor (catabolite repressor/activator). (SW:FRUR_SALTY)), which gives rise to MKLDEIARLAGVSRTTASYVINGKAKQYRVSDKTVEKVMAVVREHNYHPNAVAAGLRAGRTRSIGLVIPDLENTSYTRIANYLERQARQRGYQLLIACSEDQPDNEMRCIEHLLQRQVDAIIVSTSLPPEHPFYQRWANDPFPIVALDRALDREHFTSVVGADQDDAEMLAEELRKFPAETVLYLGALPELSVSFLREQGFRTAWKDDPREVNFLYANSYEREAAAQLFEKWLETHPMPQALFTTSFALLQGVMDVTLRRDGKLPSDLAIATFGDHELLDFLQCPVLAVAQRHRDVAERVLEIVLASLDEPRKPKPGLTRIRRNLYRRGILSRS